Below is a window of Sulfurisphaera ohwakuensis DNA.
TTGAACAGCTAAAACTGTGCATGATTTAACTGACTTACCATTCATTAATACTGTACAAGCACCACAAGTAGAGGTATCGCAACCAATTTTCGTACCAGTTAAGCCTAGTTCGTCCCTTAGGAAATGTACTAATAACATTCTGGGCTCAATATCTCTTTCATACCAGACTCCGTTAACTTTTACCCTAATTTTCACTTTTTCTCCTGGTCTAACTAACAACACCTAACACCTCTTTTAACACATTTATGGTAACGAGTTGAGTAACTTTCCTTCTATAAGATGAACTCCCTCTTGAATCAGAGGGAGGATTAATGGAGTTTGAAACTTTTTCTGCAAATTCCTTAATCTTACTTAATGAAGCTTCACCAACTAGCATTTTCTCAAGCTCATAGGGCCTATAAGGCTTATCACCAACCCCAGTATAGGCTACTCTTATATCTTCAACCTTATTACCTTCAACTTTGGCTAAAACTGCCATTCCAACTAGAGCAAAGTCTCCGGCTCTTCTAACAATTTTCTCATACTTAAATTTGTAACCTTGAAGTACAGGGAATTTTATCTCTCTAAGTATTTCATCTTCTCTAAGTTCAGTAGTGAATGGACCCTTAAAGAAATCCTTTGCAGGAACTTCTCTTTCTCCAGAAGATGAAATCAAAACCATTTTTGCATCATAGGCTAAGGCTACTGCAGGATAATCTGCCGATGGATCGGCATTACTTAGACTTCCACCTATTGTACCCATGTTTCTAACTTGCATATCTCCAACTTTCGATGCTGTATGTGAAAGTAACGGTAATTTATTCTTTATAGTTAGATCTTTAACAATATCAGCGTGTTTTATCATAGAACCTATAGAGACTGTATTTCCCTCATCTCTTATGAAGTATAATTCCCTAAGAGAGTTAAGGTCAACAAGGAATTTAGGCTGTATAAGGCGAAACTTTAACATAGGTATTAAACTTTGTCCGCCAGCAAGAGGTTTTGTTCCTCCACCACTCATAAAATCTAATGCGTCCGCAAGAGATGATGGTCTATAGTATCCGAATTGAGGAGGAAACATTAAGTCTTTCTACTCATTACAATATAAAAATTTTTGTATTCGTTTCGTATAAAAAGTAATTAATGTAAAATATGAACAACTATTCATATTTTTTCTTAGCATTATTATGGTAACAAATGAGGTAAAACTATTTCCAATTTGAGAGAAAATGGAAAGATTAAACTGTAATGATTAATTCGATTTTGACTATATAACAAGTTTTTAATTATTTAACGTTCAATTGGTACACCTACTAAATTACCATACTCTACCCATGAACCATCATAGAGTCTAACATTTTTATAGAAAAGAACTTCTTTCAGCACGTACCAAACTGCTGAAGCTCTCGCTCCAGTCCTACAGTATACTACTATTTCTTTATCCTTATTTATACTAGAAAATATTTTTTCTAGTTCTTCTCTTTCTTTCAAAGTGCCGTCTTCATTAAATAAGAGTGTCCAGGGTATATTCTTGGCATTGGGTATATGGCCACTAACTTGCGTTTGTTCACATTTATGTTCTGGTGGAGCAGATGTTAAACCTTCATACTCTTCTCTATTTCTAGCATCTATTAATTCGACGGAGTTCAACTTTGAAAGTAATTCCCATAAAAGTATACGCGAACTCCAATCTACTCTCTTAACAACGTAATTAGATTTTTCTGATGAAATCGTAGTCTTATTCTCTACTGGATAGCCTTCTTTTAACCATTTATATATACCACCATTAAGTATAGCAACATTTTCGTGACCGTAAGCTTTCATTAACCAATAAGTATAAAATGCATATCTGTTACCCATGTCACTATATAAAACGATTAAGTCGTCCTCTTTGATTCCTAAATTACCTAGTACTTTACTAAACTTTTCTGGTGGTGCAAAATCTCTTATCTTGTCATGAAGTAGTGACTTCCATGGTAAAAGTAATGCATTAGGTATATGACCTTCATAATAATTAATTTCTGGATCAAAATCTATTTCGAGAATCTTCACTTCATTTAAATTCTCGTAAAGCCATTTTACACTTACAAGCATAATTTGAAAGTATAATATTAGTTAAAAAGGTTAGCTTCACATTTATTATAGTTTAAGCATAATTTGAAAGTATATTTATATTCATACTCTGTAAGTAGTAATTGATGGTAGAAATAGGAGAGTTAGCCCCAGATTTTGAGTTACCGGATACAGAATTAAAGAAAGTAAAGCTCTCAGACCTAAAAGGAAAAGTAGTAGTTCTAGCATTCTATCCAGCAGCTTTTACACAAGTTTGTACTAAGGAAATGTGTACTTTCAGAGATTCTATGGCTAAATTTAATGAAGTAAATGCTGTAGTACTAGGAATCAGTGTTGATCCTCCATTTAGTAATAAAGCTTTTAAAGAACATAATAAACTAAACTTTACTATTTTAAGCGATTATAACAGAGAAGTAGTTAAAAAATATAATGTAGCATGGGAATTTCCAGCACTTCCTGGATATATTCTAGCTAAAAGAGCTGTTTTCGTAATAGATAAGGAAGGTAAAGTAAGATATAAGTGGGTTTCAGACGATCCTACGAAAGAACCACCTTATGATGAAATCGAAAAAGTTGTAAAATCCTTAAGTTAAAATTTTTTATAGTGACCCCTCTTGTTAAGATCACAACTTTATGTCCCGGGTAATAATGAGAAAATGATTAAGAAAACTGAGAGTATAAATGCAGATTCTTTTATTTTTGATTTAGAGGATGCTGTACCGACACAAGAAAAAGATAAGGCTAGAGAACTGCTCTTATCTCTTTTGCCCTCATTAAACATTAAAAGAAGCTTAATTTGCGTTAGAATCAACTCGCTCTCAACTAAAGAATCTATAAAGGATCTTGATTTCGTGATAAAAAGTGATGTTGATTGTATAGTTATTCCTAAAGCCGAAATTGATCTTTCTTTCCTTCATAAAATGACTGGAAAGAAAGTTTTACCAATAATAGAAACAGCAAAGGGTCTCATTAAAATTGAAGATATAATTAGGAGTGAAGGAATAATAGGAATAAGTTGGGGTGCAGCTGACTTAGCTGATAGCTTGAAGGCCAATTTGCCTAAGATAGAAGGAAGTGAGTATATAAGACTGAAAATTGTAAGCATAGCTAGGACATACGGTATTCCTCCAATTGATAAAGTATTTTTTGATGTAAGAGACTTAGAGAGTTTTAGGAAGGAATGTGAATTAGCAAGATCTTTTGGTTTTGAAGGAAAACAGGTTATTCATCCTAATCAAGTTACAATAGCTAATGAAGTGTTTTCTCCAAGTAAAGAGGAAATAGAATGGGCAAAAAAGGTAGTAGAAGAATACGAAAAATATGCTTCTGCAGGAAGGGGTGCAATAACTATAGATGGCAAATTAGTAGATGCCGTTCATTATAGAATTGCGAAAAGAATTTTAGAGCCATCATAATATGACCTTACCCTCATATATACTCTTTATTCTTTCCCACATTTTATCTATATATTCTTCAAGACCTTTTATAATTTCTGGCGAAACCCCCTTATATCTACCCTGTATCTTTAAGAACTCCTCGATTGGTTTTCTCGTTCTTCTGTCGAGACAATGCATACTCTCTTGAGAAATAGTTAATTTACCATTTTCATATTCTATTAAGGGCCAATAACATGTTTGAACTGCTAATTTCCCTACTTCAGCTGTTTTAGAAGGGTCAAACATCCAACCATAAGGATCTGGAGTTAAAACTTGAATATACGTAAAACCTTCAATATTCCTAGCCTTTTTAACTTTTTCCATTAAATCATGTAGATAGCCTACACTAGCCGTAGCAACATAAGGAATGTGATGAGCCATCATAATAAGCGGTAAGTCTTTTTTATTTTCTCTTTTACCACCAGGTGTTGAAGCTGTTTTAGCTCCAAATGGTGTAGAACCACTTCTATGTCCTCCAGTATTCATATAGGCTTCGTTATCAACACAAATATAAAGAATGTTATCATTTCTTTCAGCAGCACCGCTTAATGAAGCAAAACCTATATCTGCAGTACCACCATCTCCTGCCCATACAACTGGTTTAATGTTTTTGTTCCTCATCTTAAATGCCTTAGCCATTCCAGCAGCTGCTGCAGGACCAGCTGCAAAAGCTATATTTAATACTGGATAATTATAAGTTGATTTTGGACCCATACCTTGAATTATCGAAGAACAACCCGCAACAACAATAAATACTGCATTTTCTCCTAGAGCCATACTTATTGATTTTAATGCTATATTCTCTGGACAGCCTGGACAAGCTGAAGTACCAGGTAATAATCGGGGTTTATTTAATATATCTCGGATTCCTAAGCTCAACTTTTTCCACCTCACTCGGATAAAACCATTCGCCGTCTGTCTTACCTTCAATAAACTTTTTCGTTAGGGAAGAAATTGCATCCTTATTAATAGCTACTCCGCCTAAACCAGTAACTACTCCTTTTATATTAACATCTGGTAAAGTTGCTTTTAGCTCTAAGTATAAATGCCCTCCTCTACCAAAGCTTACTGACCTATCAAGCACTAAGATTCCGTCTTTATCTCCTAGTTTTCTTTTAATATCTTCTTCATCCCAAGGTCTAACATATCTGATCCTATAGAGACCTATTTTCACTCCCATATTTCTTAATTCATCTACAACTTGCATAGCATCTAAAGACCACGCACCCATGGATACTAGAGCATATTCCGCATCATCGAGTTTATAAGATTCGTTTAAAGAAGAATATGAACCTACTGGTACTACTTTTTTCTCATATTCCTTTCCAATTTCTTTGATTACCTCCTTAGAGTTTAACATAGCTAGATGCATTGAATGTCTAAACTTCATGTAATCAATTGGTTGAAACATATTTCCAATATCAACAGGATCTTCTGGATCTAAAACATAAGGCTGCTTCCTTGGGGGTAAGAACGAATCAACTTCTTCTTGGCTAGGAATATAAACTCTGGTCTTAGTGTGGGAAAGAATAAATCCGTCCATTCCTACCATCATTGGCAAGAAAACCCTTTCATCTTCAGATATTTTAAAGGCTTGAATTGTTAGATCTAAAGCTTCTTGAGGAGTTGACGCAAATGCCATAATCCAACCACTATCTCTCTCGCTCATAAAATCCGTATGCTCATTCCAAATATTCCATGGAGCTCCAACAGCTCTGGTACCTACAGTCATAACAATCGGTATTCTGCTACCAGCGACCCACCAAATCATTTCATGCATGTAGAGTAGTCCTTGAGATGCAGTAGCAGTATAAACTCTTACTCCAGCAGATGCAGCACCATAGACAGCTGCCATTGCAGAATGCTCGCTCTCAACTCTAATTACTTCAGCATCTAATTCCCCTTTATCTCTCATAGCAGCAAGTTCTTCTATTATATATGTCTGTGGTGTTATAGGATAAATTGCTATCACTTTTACCCTAGACAGTTTAACTCCTAAAGCTACAGCTTCATTTCCAGAAATTACTTTGCTAATCATTTTCACTCACCATACTTATTGCTTTTACTGGGCATACGTTTGAACAGACTCCACAACCTTTGCAGTACTCATAATTTATTGATACTTTACCATCAGTTGGTATGATAGTATTTTCTGGGCACCATAAGAAACAAGCTTTGCAGCCAATACACTTATTTAAATTAACAACTGGCTTTACGATTCGCCAATTTCCAGTTTTACCCCCACCACCTTCAGAGGGTCTACTTACAGGGAAGAACTGATAATCAAGCGACAATTGGACTCACCACCATTGTTTTCTCATACGCTATTCTTACTGCCTTCTTGTTTAGTTCAGCAATTTTACCTTCAAATTCTTCGTCAATTGCCTTTTCAAGCGAGGGTAAGGAAATATAATTTACTGCCTTTAAGAGCGAACCTAAAACTACTACATTAACTAAAGGCCAACCGGATTTAACCAAGCCTAACTCCCTAGCTATTTGAGTTGCATTAACATAAAATGTAGTATAACTAAGTCTGGGTTCTGAAGGAGAATTGAGAACTATCACCCCCTTTGATTTTAACCCTTTAAGTGGATTAGAGATTTTTAATAATGAGGGGTCTAAAATTACAACATAATCTGGATATTCAATTGGAGAAGTAATTCTTATAGGTTGTGAATCAATTCTACAATAAGCCTCTATTTCTGCACCCCTTCTTTCTGCACCATAAAAAGGAAAGGCTGAGCTCCAAAAACCTTCAATATCTGCTGCAATAGCTAACAAATTCGCGGCTGTTACTACACCTTGTCCTCCTCTCCCGTGAAATCTTATTTCGAGCAATAAAAACCACTCTCAAAATGTAATTTATTTTCCATACTTTAAAAAGTTGAGTATTAAAAAAGTTTATGGAGTTGGTAGACCATAGTATGTAATCTTTTCAAAGAAATTACGTCTTGCTATGATTTCTGATGAAATACCAACTAATGAGGCTAGAATACTTATTAACGGGATAAAGATAGAAATTACCAAGAGTATCAAATACGGTATATGTAGTATTTTCTCTTTTCTTGCAAAACCTATTTCAATAACTCCAAAAACTAGAGGAATTAGTAAGAATAGCAGAGAGTGAGTGAAGTAAAACCCTAATGGAAACACGGTAAATATAGTACCTATGAAGGATAATGGTGTATTGGGATTATACCAAGAGGGTGTGGTCTTTAACATATATATCATAATGGACGAAAATACAGATAAGGAAATTAGTGTAAGTGATAAGTAGTATAAACTGGGTATTACGAGTTCCAAAAGTAGTGAAAGGAATGATAAACCGCCAAAGAATACTTCCCTACTAAGCCAAGAAGATTTTAAATTCATTATAACCCTATAAGCCCTTTCTCTTCTATTAACGTGGAAAATCGACGGAACTAAACCAATAGCTAAAAGAATGAGAGAGATTAAGGAATAAAACGGAATCCTAGTTATAAGAATCCCTAGAGAGAGTTCAGAAAGAATTGTAAAGAGTAAAAGTTCAATGTATCTTTCCTCTCTTCTTCTCTTTAGCGGTGAAGCCTTGATCTCTTCCTCTTTGGGCTTCTCTATTTCAAGCTTAGGTTTTGTAATATCATAAGGTGCTAGGTAAGGTGCATCATATTTAGGCTTATCTATCCAACCGAAAGATAGTGCACCAGTAGGACATGATTCAACACAATAAGGCAATCCTTCTTTTTTTAAAATCCTTTGCCTACATAAATCACACTTTGTCATTATTCCTTCATGGTTAAACTTAGGTTCTTCATAAGGACAAGCCCACTGGCAATAACCACAACCTATACATTCATTACCATTTATGTAAACTATTCCCATATCATCTTTATGTATAGCATTGGCTGGGCAAACTTTCATACAAAGGGGATTCTCACAATGATTACAAGCAATAGAAATACCAATTTTTACCTCATTTTGAAACACCAAAAGAGACCTCCAGTTCAAGTTCCCATAATGTTCATTACAAGCGTTAACGCAAGCGTTGCAGACTATGCATTTATTAGGATCGAATATAAATCCTAGACTTCTCTCCATAACTTAATTTTGTATTGTAACTTTATAAACTTGCCATTTATAATTCTAAAAAGATCTCCAAATTTTTAAAAAAGGAATAGATTAGAATAAACTTCGTACTATAATTATGGATTTTTACTCTACAGCATTGGTGAGAAACTTCATACGTTTTTTGATCGAGGATAATCCTACAGATGAAGAAATAGAGAATGTGCCATTAGATATAAAGGAAAAAGTATGTTCATTAAGTGATGAAGAGCTCTTACAATTAGTTAAGGAAACCCAAGAATTTATTTCAGTTGTTAAAAAGGATGAAAAAGAGATAGTTGAAAAAATAAAAAGCATTTGCAATAAATTAGTCTCTGATTAAATGCCAAATCCCATTTCCTTTTGCACATAGTTCATTATTACCGTCAAAACCCTCAACTTCAACATACGCATATCTTTTAGTTTCTCTTACAACCCTAGCTAAAAATGTAAATGGTGGTGTTTTCATTGCCTTTAGAAATACTACATTAAACTCTAAAGTATAAGCCTCCTTTACATCGAGTGTTCTCACAGCATAACTACCAGAGTAGTCCATAGCGGCAAATATGATAGCACCATGAAGCATACCACCAATTCTACTTAATTCTTCTTTATATTCAAAGGAAAGCTTAGCCACACCTCTCTCAACTTTTTCAAACTTAGCACCCATAAACCTAAAGAGAGCCTCATTCTCACTAAGAAGTTTATTTACCTCATCTTCAGTTATCACACCTTAACACCCATAAATCTATAGTAGAATTGCCTAGCAGCACTTATTCTCTGAATATCATTTGTACCTTCATAAGTCTTCAAAATTTGTAGATCTCTCAAAAGCCTCTCTAACCCGGTTGATACTGAAACCCCATAGCCACCATGAACAGTCATTGCCCTCATTACTATTCTTTCAGCTGCTTCAGTAGAATGGAACTTTGCTAAAGAAGCTGCAATAATATATTCTTGCATTCTTCCCCTTTTATAAAGTGTTCCAGCCCAATACGTTAAGAGCCTTGAAGTTTCTAAATCGTCTAAAGATTCAGAAACTTTTTGTTGAACTAATTCAAATTCAGCAAGTTTTTTCTCAAATGCTGTTCTTTGAAGAGAATAGTTGACTAATTTCTCAAATGCTTGTTGAGCTATACCTATAGCTTGTGAAGAAACGATTGTACGTGCATAATCAAAAGATTCTACAGCATATTTAAAGCCCATATCAACTTCTCCAAGTACATTCTCCTCAGGGACTTTTACGTCTTCAAGCATTATTTCAGCTGTATGTGAAGCTTTTAACCCAGTAGTTTCTATTCTGCTAACAGTCTTCACTCCCCATTCTCTCTCAACAATAAATACTGTTATACCTTTCCATTTAGCCTTAGGATCTGGAGGAGAAGTTCTAGCAGTTATTAAATAGTAATCAGCAATATCCCCATTTGTGATAAACATCTTTCTCGCATTTAGAACATAGTGGTCGTTAACTTTTTTTGCAGTAGACTTAATTCCAGCTACATCAGATCCTGCATCTGGTTCAGTATTACAGAAAGCAGCTATTTTTTCACCCTTAGCTGTATCCCTTAAATATCTCTTTTTCAAACTCTCGTTACCCCATTTTAGAATAGCCTGGTTAAACATCCACTGAATAAGGAAGAAAGTTGAGAATGAGGTCCAAATTCTACTTAGTTCCTCAGCAGTAACCAAAAGTGATAAATAATCAGCACCTTGTCCATTATATTCTGTGGGTACATCAAGTCCGTAAAGTCCTAAATCTTTAGCCCTTTCTTTAAGATCTTTAGGAAAATCCCTTTCTACCTCTCCCTTCTCTACGTATTTTCTCACTTCGTTTTCAGCAAACTCCCTTACAGCATTTCTTAATAATTCATGATCTTGAGTTAAATCTATAGTAAAATCCTCTATTGACTTTAAAGGGAATACCATCACATATAAATGCATCTAATAACTAAAAAATGTTAAGCAAATAATATTAATGAGTTAAAATCTTGTATTTTTTGATGAATATAGTAACTTGTTTTAAAATAGTCCCCGACGATACTTTAATTAAAATAGTCGGAGACAAACTAGACTTAAACGTTCCTCCAAAAATTAGTACATATGACAAAAACGCAATTGAAGAAGCTGTTAGGATAAAGGAGAAATATGGAGGAAAAGCGATAGGAGTTACTGCTGGAAATATAGACAGAAAAAGTATTAGAGAAGCACTAGCTATGGGCTTAGATGAAGTAATAGCAATAAACATGAAGGAGCCAGACGTAATGACAACTGCTGAAGCAATAGCTGAAACTATTTCACCAATAAAACCTGATATAATTCTTACAGGAGAAGCTACCACTGATAGTAGTACATCAGTATTTTCCTCCTATCTCGCTTCACTCTTAAATTATCCCGTAGTCACTTATGCTAAGTCAATTACAATTGAAGGTAATAAGGTAAGGGTTGAGAGGAATTTGACAACATTCCAGGAGATTATAGAGACGGATTTACCGGCAATAATTTCCGTTGTAGGTGAGATAAATACTCCTAGAATACCTAGTGTCAAGCAGATACTTGAGTCGTCAAAAAAGCCAGTGAAAAATGTTGATTATGATAAACAGCCAAAGGTAAAAATTGTTAATGTTTCGCCATATGTGATAACTAGGAAAAAGATTGTAATTGAAGGTAAAATGGAAGAAGCTGTAGATAAACTTCTCAATTATTTATCTCAAGAAGGTGTTTTATGATGAAGATTGTAATATATTCTGAAGATATAGATTATATAAAAACAGCTGTCTCATATTTTCCTAACGAACATGTCATAGGGGTAAGTAATAAGACAACCAAAGTTGTAGATGAGTTACATTTACTTGATGATATAAATGAGGAATTTATTGCCAATTATATAGCATCATTGAAACCTGATGTGGTCATTACTGGAAGTACCAAGAGGGATAAGACTGTAGCTGGGGCAGTTGCTGGTTTGTTAAGATACCCAATAATAACTGATGTTATCGATCTCTCTAATAATAAAGCTAAAAGAGTAGTTTATAGTGGAATGGGAATAGCTGAAATTGAGTTTTCTTATCCCGTAGTATTAACAGTAAGTAAGAAAAACGTTGAAGTAAAAGAGAAGGAAAGCAAAATAGTACAAGTTAAAACTGAGATGAAAAGAGTTAGAAGAGTTGAAATTAAGAGCAAAGGAGAGAGCACTGTAGATCTTTCATCTGCACAAATTATTGTATCTGTAGGTAGAGGAATTGGAAGTAAGGAGAATATAAAATATGCTGAAGAATTAGCTAAGGCTTTAGGAGGAGCCTTAGGCGGTAGTAGACCAGTAACTGCAGAACTTGGCTGGTTACCAGAAGATAGGCAAATTGGATTATCTGGAAATAAAGTTAAACCGAAGCTTTATATTGCATTGGGAATTTCTGGCCAACCGCAACATTTAGCTGGGATTAAAGATGCTAAAATTATAGTTGCTGTAAATAAGGATAAATCAGCACCTATTGTTGAAAATGCTGATTATATCATCATAGGTGATGCTATAGAGTTTTGCAAGGTCATGACTGAAAAGGTGAAGAAAAAGTGAGTTTTGATGCTGACGTGATAATTGTAGGGGGAGGATTATCTGGGTTATCTGCTGGAATAACTGCAGTAAAAGAGGGTTTGAACGTTATACTTTTAGAGAGAGGGGAATATAGCGGTGCTAAAAATGTATCTGGAGGAAGAATGTATATTCATGCTCTTCAGAAATTGATACCAGATGCTTTAGAAAGAGCTCCTCTTGAAAGGCCTATCACAAAGGAGACTTATGAATTTTATTGTAAAAATAAGAAGCTAATATTCTCCTTTGAGGAAAAAGGTAAGAAAAATAGTTATAGTGTGTTAAGGGCTAAATTTGATAGATGGTTAGCTAGTGAAGCAGAAAGTTTAGGTTTACTAATATCCTATTCAACATTGGTTACAAATGCATACAGAGAGAATGGTGGAATTACGTTGGAAACTAATAGGGGTACCTTAAGAGCACCATTAGTAATTGATGCTTCTGGAGTAACATCGGTAGTATTTAGATATTTAGGTTTAAGAAACTTCACTCCGGATAAATGGATGCTAGGAGTGAAAGAGATAGTTAAAGCCAACGTTAGCCTATTAGAAGATGAGGGAGAAGCTAGGACAATTGTAGGTTTAATTAGCGGAGTAAAAGGAGGGGGGTTCGTTTACACAAACAAGGATACTCTATCTGTTGGTATGGCTGTAACTTTTGATTCCTTACCAAAATCAGAAGTGCCAGCAAAAGATCTGGTAGAAAGTTTCAGGGAAAAACTTGGTATTGAGGGGGAGATTCTCGAATATTCTGCCCATGCAATACCCTACTACGGTTTTAAGAATTTACAACAGCTATATGCTGATAATTTAATTGCGATTGGTGATTCTGCTGGTTTTTTAATAAATGATGGGTTTACAATAAGAGGAATGGACTTAGCAATAGCATCTGGAATGATAGCTGGGTTAGCAGCTAAAAAAATCGTGGAAATGAAAGACTTCACAAAGACGAATATATATTACGATATGTTAAAAGAAAGTTTTGTACTTAAACATCTAGAGTTGGCTTATAGTAGATTCGAGTTGATAAATAGGGGAACAACTCTTAACAACTACACCGAGATACTTTGCGATTTACTATCAGATATGTTTACAGTTACTGAAGATAGAAAGACCTTAATAGAGTATGCTTTGCTAAAATTAAAAGAGAAAGGAATAAGTTTAACCCAAGCAATAAGAGATATGGTAAGTGCTGTAAAATGATACCCCTACTTAAAAGATTAGGATTAAATAAATACTCAGTAGATCCAAAACCACACATAGAAGTTAATACTGACATATGTATTACTTGCAAAGATAAACCATGTACTGTATCTTGCCCAGCTGGTACTTATGAAGCACAGCCAGATGGAAGAATTATTGCTCACTATGAAAGATGTTTGGAATGTGGAGGAGCATTAGTTATTTGTCCCTTTGGCGCAATAAAATTTAGGTTCCCTGAAGGCGGAATATCATATAATTATGGTTAACTAGTTAAGGCTTTTTTAATTTCCTCTAAAGCTGATGGATTCTCAAGAGCACTTACATCTCCAGTAGGTTTCCCTAATACTACTGCTCTTATTAACCTCCTCATAATCTTAGCATTCCTAGTCTTTGGCAATTCCTTAACAAATATTATATCCTTTGGTGCTAATGCTTTTCCTAACATTCTCTGTGTATAATTTAATAGTTCATCTTTCTTAATCTCCTTATTAGTTACAGCAAAGCATAAAATTTCTTCTCCTTTCATAGGATCTGGGACTCCTACACACGCGCTTTCAACTACACCTTCGTAAGAGTTAATTATTTG
It encodes the following:
- a CDS encoding peroxiredoxin, producing the protein MVEIGELAPDFELPDTELKKVKLSDLKGKVVVLAFYPAAFTQVCTKEMCTFRDSMAKFNEVNAVVLGISVDPPFSNKAFKEHNKLNFTILSDYNREVVKKYNVAWEFPALPGYILAKRAVFVIDKEGKVRYKWVSDDPTKEPPYDEIEKVVKSLS
- a CDS encoding sulfurtransferase, with the translated sequence MLVSVKWLYENLNEVKILEIDFDPEINYYEGHIPNALLLPWKSLLHDKIRDFAPPEKFSKVLGNLGIKEDDLIVLYSDMGNRYAFYTYWLMKAYGHENVAILNGGIYKWLKEGYPVENKTTISSEKSNYVVKRVDWSSRILLWELLSKLNSVELIDARNREEYEGLTSAPPEHKCEQTQVSGHIPNAKNIPWTLLFNEDGTLKEREELEKIFSSINKDKEIVVYCRTGARASAVWYVLKEVLFYKNVRLYDGSWVEYGNLVGVPIER
- a CDS encoding 2-oxoacid:acceptor oxidoreductase family protein; its protein translation is MLEIRFHGRGGQGVVTAANLLAIAADIEGFWSSAFPFYGAERRGAEIEAYCRIDSQPIRITSPIEYPDYVVILDPSLLKISNPLKGLKSKGVIVLNSPSEPRLSYTTFYVNATQIARELGLVKSGWPLVNVVVLGSLLKAVNYISLPSLEKAIDEEFEGKIAELNKKAVRIAYEKTMVVSPIVA
- a CDS encoding HpcH/HpaI aldolase/citrate lyase family protein — encoded protein: MIKKTESINADSFIFDLEDAVPTQEKDKARELLLSLLPSLNIKRSLICVRINSLSTKESIKDLDFVIKSDVDCIVIPKAEIDLSFLHKMTGKKVLPIIETAKGLIKIEDIIRSEGIIGISWGAADLADSLKANLPKIEGSEYIRLKIVSIARTYGIPPIDKVFFDVRDLESFRKECELARSFGFEGKQVIHPNQVTIANEVFSPSKEEIEWAKKVVEEYEKYASAGRGAITIDGKLVDAVHYRIAKRILEPS
- the porB gene encoding pyruvate synthase subunit PorB, translating into MSLGIRDILNKPRLLPGTSACPGCPENIALKSISMALGENAVFIVVAGCSSIIQGMGPKSTYNYPVLNIAFAAGPAAAAGMAKAFKMRNKNIKPVVWAGDGGTADIGFASLSGAAERNDNILYICVDNEAYMNTGGHRSGSTPFGAKTASTPGGKRENKKDLPLIMMAHHIPYVATASVGYLHDLMEKVKKARNIEGFTYIQVLTPDPYGWMFDPSKTAEVGKLAVQTCYWPLIEYENGKLTISQESMHCLDRRTRKPIEEFLKIQGRYKGVSPEIIKGLEEYIDKMWERIKSIYEGKVIL
- a CDS encoding 4Fe-4S dicluster domain-containing protein, translating into MSLDYQFFPVSRPSEGGGGKTGNWRIVKPVVNLNKCIGCKACFLWCPENTIIPTDGKVSINYEYCKGCGVCSNVCPVKAISMVSEND
- a CDS encoding PaaI family thioesterase, translated to MITEDEVNKLLSENEALFRFMGAKFEKVERGVAKLSFEYKEELSRIGGMLHGAIIFAAMDYSGSYAVRTLDVKEAYTLEFNVVFLKAMKTPPFTFLARVVRETKRYAYVEVEGFDGNNELCAKGNGIWHLIRD
- a CDS encoding pyruvate ferredoxin oxidoreductase yields the protein MISKVISGNEAVALGVKLSRVKVIAIYPITPQTYIIEELAAMRDKGELDAEVIRVESEHSAMAAVYGAASAGVRVYTATASQGLLYMHEMIWWVAGSRIPIVMTVGTRAVGAPWNIWNEHTDFMSERDSGWIMAFASTPQEALDLTIQAFKISEDERVFLPMMVGMDGFILSHTKTRVYIPSQEEVDSFLPPRKQPYVLDPEDPVDIGNMFQPIDYMKFRHSMHLAMLNSKEVIKEIGKEYEKKVVPVGSYSSLNESYKLDDAEYALVSMGAWSLDAMQVVDELRNMGVKIGLYRIRYVRPWDEEDIKRKLGDKDGILVLDRSVSFGRGGHLYLELKATLPDVNIKGVVTGLGGVAINKDAISSLTKKFIEGKTDGEWFYPSEVEKVELRNPRYIK
- a CDS encoding DmsC/YnfH family molybdoenzyme membrane anchor subunit, whose protein sequence is MERSLGFIFDPNKCIVCNACVNACNEHYGNLNWRSLLVFQNEVKIGISIACNHCENPLCMKVCPANAIHKDDMGIVYINGNECIGCGYCQWACPYEEPKFNHEGIMTKCDLCRQRILKKEGLPYCVESCPTGALSFGWIDKPKYDAPYLAPYDITKPKLEIEKPKEEEIKASPLKRRREERYIELLLFTILSELSLGILITRIPFYSLISLILLAIGLVPSIFHVNRRERAYRVIMNLKSSWLSREVFFGGLSFLSLLLELVIPSLYYLSLTLISLSVFSSIMIYMLKTTPSWYNPNTPLSFIGTIFTVFPLGFYFTHSLLFLLIPLVFGVIEIGFARKEKILHIPYLILLVISIFIPLISILASLVGISSEIIARRNFFEKITYYGLPTP
- the cutB gene encoding glyceraldehyde dehydrogenase subunit beta; its protein translation is MFPPQFGYYRPSSLADALDFMSGGGTKPLAGGQSLIPMLKFRLIQPKFLVDLNSLRELYFIRDEGNTVSIGSMIKHADIVKDLTIKNKLPLLSHTASKVGDMQVRNMGTIGGSLSNADPSADYPAVALAYDAKMVLISSSGEREVPAKDFFKGPFTTELREDEILREIKFPVLQGYKFKYEKIVRRAGDFALVGMAVLAKVEGNKVEDIRVAYTGVGDKPYRPYELEKMLVGEASLSKIKEFAEKVSNSINPPSDSRGSSSYRRKVTQLVTINVLKEVLGVVS